A part of Entelurus aequoreus isolate RoL-2023_Sb linkage group LG10, RoL_Eaeq_v1.1, whole genome shotgun sequence genomic DNA contains:
- the LOC133659232 gene encoding uncharacterized protein LOC133659232, with product MLLLLLVLATAVSLLPGVTAQFERTLDITECPVKFYGTNYTTLFVNITNGRAALCFKAPYVDGEPNDCLIINRTEADREVFYSPNTTTCDSQGNFIHCNATAHLHAVPQINDYCVQGAICTVTGSTIIDYSDNSTSVDDRCAYTLFSNSSVHVVGVFKERRRKDVMFLDRVVMELLDYDYVIQLGPGVKVLVNNTYVNISSVFEEHEGLDLHQDQTGVTVTIYQSDYNITVFFNGDTAQILLTHPWMLAGRFLLISSFEGLIY from the exons ATGCTTCTTCTCCTCCTGGTTCTCGCGACTGCAGTTAGCCTGCTGCCAG GTGTGACTGCCCAATTCGAACGGACATTGGACATCACCGAGTGTCCCGTCAAGTTTTACGGAACGAATTACACCACGCTGTTT GTGAACATCACGAACGGTCGAGCCGCGCTCTGCTTCAAGGCCCCTTACGTCGATGGGGAACCAAACGACtgtctgattattaatcgaacaGAGGCGGACCGAG AAGTGTTTTACTCCCCAAACACCACTACTTGTGACTCCCAAGGAAACTTCATTCATTGTAACGCAACAGCACACCTCCACGCCGTCCCTCAAATAAACGACTA CTGTGTGCAAGGTGCCATCTGCACTGTGACTGGCTCCACAATCATCGATTACTCGGACAACTCCACCTCCGTGGACGATCGCTGCGCCTACACTTTGTTCTCCAATTCAAGCGTCCACGTGGTGGGCGTTTTCAAGGAACGTCGTCGAAAAGACGTCATGTTTTTGGACCGTGTCGTCATGGAGCTGCTGGACTATGACTACGTCATTCAACTGGGACCAGGTGTGAAGGTTCTG GTGAACAACACCTATGTGAACATCAGCAGTGTGTTTGAAGAACATGAAGGTTTGGACCTCCACCAGGACCAGACTGGAGTCACAGTCACCATTTATCAGTCTGACTACAACATTACTGTCTTCTTTAACGGAGACACAGCTCAGATCCTCCTAACACATCCATGGATGTTGGCAGGTAGGTTTCTCCTCATTTCCAGCTttgagggcctgatttactaa